The Candidatus Nitrosopumilus sp. SW genomic sequence AGATGCAGGAGAAAAAAATTGGTATAAACAATTACCAAAAAATGTTTCATTATACAATACGATAGAAGAATTAAAAAATTCAAAATCGAAATCAAATTTAATAATTTCAGATAAAATTATTGAAAATGATTTAGTATCTGAATCAATTATTTACAGGCCTCTTAGTTTAGTGATTGGGATTGGTCTACACTGGGATACTTCAAAAGAAACGATCATGGATGGCATCAATGATTGTCTGAAAAAATTCAAACTTAGTTCAAAATCAATAGCAAAACTGGTTTCTATAAAAAAACCTGAAGACGTACAAGGTTTGATAGACGCAGGAAAACAAATGGGAATTCCAGTTGAATATGTAGAAAGAGAAGATTTAGCTAAAGTTACAGCCCCCAATCCTTCGGATACTGTAAAAGCATTTGAGGGAACATCTAGTGTTTCAGAAGCAGCAGCAATTCTAGTATCAAAGGGTAAATTAATTGTAGAAAAGCAGAAATTCCCGCCAAATTTGACTATAGCCATAGCGAGGATTGAAAATTGAAACGAGGGTTATTGATTATCGATAGAGGAAGTAGAGAAAGAGAAGCTTCTGAGGAATTAGAGACTATTTGTGTAGGCATCAAGGCTAAAGGAGACTACGTTTTTACAGATTATTGCTTTTTAGAGGTAGAACCACCATTTATTGAAGATGGTATTTCAAAATGCCTCAAAGAGGATATTGATTCTTTAACAATAGTTCCATATTTTCTGTATCCAGGAAAAAAAGTAAAAATTGCAGTTACTGATGTAATGAAATTACAGAAAGATACTGAAGTAAAATTCTTAGTAACAAAACCAATGAGCATGCACAAAACTTTGGTAGATATTGTT encodes the following:
- a CDS encoding cobalt-precorrin 5A hydrolase, translating into MERISVLAITKNGINIGQNIKKFFPKWTIFAPSKFSNRDDSITWYSEPTSEKIVELFKKNDALICLFSLGAVIRLIAPYLKDKKTDPAVIVIDDKTNFVISVLSGHIGGANELTEKIAEKLQAQPVITTAADVNKTIAVDLLGKNFGWEIEDDSSVTRISAHMVNEEPIGVFQDAGEKNWYKQLPKNVSLYNTIEELKNSKSKSNLIISDKIIENDLVSESIIYRPLSLVIGIGLHWDTSKETIMDGINDCLKKFKLSSKSIAKLVSIKKPEDVQGLIDAGKQMGIPVEYVEREDLAKVTAPNPSDTVKAFEGTSSVSEAAAILVSKGKLIVEKQKFPPNLTIAIARIEN